In Dysgonomonadaceae bacterium zrk40, one genomic interval encodes:
- a CDS encoding FecR domain-containing protein: MSDNRAERAPVRYLTDEKFITWMLCPTDELDTYWQRFTEENPEEKAELLRAKALFRKVKLSSYKLDETTKAKAVARLEKSLLDYQRKKKVRRTLIMTVGTAAAILLLIFLQQDMFRQSDRFSDRSIDYYVGSELESKEIQLFTGNRTTSFEENIDITISNDQRIAVKKESSTDADEISTERNSINRLVVPHGKRSKVMLPDGTQIWLNAGSTLVFPSAFDKKTREVKLRGEMYAEVAHDPDRPFLVKTDELDLKVYGTDFNLSAYEDADPWVVLVEGSVGVKTAGGNEMKLAPNERIVRNQNGLLEKSRVDVSSFVSWKDGYLAYQETPIAEVLKQIERYYNLSFNLDDHVSLQGVTCSGKIILTDNLDNVLTALTLISDTRYHRENKSIYIYE, from the coding sequence ATGAGTGACAATAGAGCGGAAAGAGCTCCTGTACGATACCTGACTGACGAGAAGTTCATCACGTGGATGCTTTGTCCCACGGATGAACTTGACACCTATTGGCAGCGATTCACAGAAGAGAATCCGGAAGAGAAGGCAGAACTATTGAGGGCTAAAGCTCTGTTCAGAAAGGTGAAACTCTCCTCATACAAATTGGATGAGACCACAAAAGCGAAGGCGGTTGCACGGTTGGAAAAGTCACTCCTCGACTATCAGCGAAAAAAGAAAGTGCGCAGGACGCTCATCATGACAGTCGGCACCGCAGCTGCCATACTGTTGTTGATTTTCTTACAACAGGATATGTTTCGACAGTCCGATCGCTTTTCTGACAGGTCAATCGATTATTACGTGGGTAGTGAGCTGGAATCGAAAGAGATTCAACTCTTCACCGGCAACCGGACTACCAGCTTTGAAGAAAACATCGATATAACCATCAGCAACGATCAGCGCATAGCGGTCAAAAAAGAGAGCAGCACCGATGCGGATGAGATCTCCACTGAACGTAACAGCATCAACCGTTTGGTAGTACCCCACGGCAAACGTTCAAAAGTAATGTTGCCTGACGGCACACAGATATGGCTTAACGCCGGTTCCACACTCGTATTCCCCTCTGCCTTCGATAAAAAGACACGTGAGGTGAAGCTGAGGGGAGAGATGTATGCAGAGGTGGCACATGATCCCGACCGTCCCTTCCTGGTGAAGACCGACGAACTCGATCTGAAAGTCTACGGAACAGATTTCAATCTTTCAGCATACGAGGATGCAGATCCCTGGGTGGTGCTTGTAGAGGGGAGCGTTGGCGTAAAAACGGCAGGGGGCAACGAGATGAAATTAGCGCCCAATGAGCGGATTGTGCGCAACCAGAATGGACTGCTGGAAAAAAGCAGGGTAGACGTCAGTTCCTTCGTGAGTTGGAAAGATGGGTACCTCGCTTATCAGGAGACCCCTATTGCTGAGGTCCTGAAACAGATAGAGCGGTATTACAATCTCTCTTTCAACCTCGACGACCATGTATCCCTGCAGGGGGTGACCTGCAGTGGCAAAATCATCCTCACTGATAACCTTGACAACGTGTTGACTGCCTTGACGCTGATTTCCGACACACGTTATCATCGGGAGAACAAATCAATTTACATTTATGAATAG
- a CDS encoding RagB/SusD family nutrient uptake outer membrane protein: MKKILYIILFALIFTGCEDFLNYDPLTDKTSANFPGTSEEVMQMMAGIYTTMNNEHQLTDMSYLFVCEVASDEKLGGGGVNDVKAQAYEAFMYSDPDMLNHNWETTYEGIHRANFAIEKLETLADGILSEEDKNQFKGEALFLRAFFYHRLATLYGSVPLKITTEMADLGGASPEEIFGQIASDLKAAVSLLPSKPYSNTTEGHVTRWAAQAMMARVWLFYTGFYQKGDLPLAEGGSVTKQEVIGMLSDCITNSGHTLVGDYHELWPYTNELTIQDYPYIQDYMSETGKTLKYASDNGARNPETLFALKFSNFADWDIRRGYANQYQLYFALRGLQSLANTYPFAGGWGQGNSIPKPVVDQWLADEPNDPRLWASVLDIEAELPNYAKGQWDFVLESNYWGKKYNGISARDGNKYYNDYSVLMYNNKDNQQLSHGDDLIFIRFADVLLMMSELSEDAQYMNRVRLRAGLEEKPYSLENIQKERRYELAFEGLRWNDMRRWGDAYTKTALESQIGAPIYNYGNAAVYNGVIKNMNYSSRYDETKGFYPIPQSQINLSNGILEQVAGYGDGKGLYPGFSN, from the coding sequence ATGAAAAAAATACTATATATTATCCTATTTGCACTGATCTTTACCGGCTGCGAAGATTTCCTGAATTATGATCCGCTGACAGACAAAACCTCTGCCAACTTCCCGGGCACAAGCGAAGAGGTGATGCAGATGATGGCCGGTATCTACACCACCATGAACAATGAGCATCAGCTCACCGACATGAGTTACCTCTTTGTATGCGAGGTAGCCAGTGATGAAAAGCTGGGTGGCGGTGGCGTGAACGATGTGAAAGCACAGGCGTATGAAGCCTTCATGTATTCCGATCCCGACATGCTCAACCATAACTGGGAGACTACATACGAAGGCATCCACCGTGCCAATTTCGCCATCGAGAAACTGGAAACACTGGCAGACGGAATCCTCTCGGAGGAGGATAAGAATCAGTTCAAGGGAGAAGCACTCTTCCTCCGCGCATTCTTCTACCACCGCCTGGCCACACTCTACGGTAGTGTACCACTGAAAATCACCACCGAGATGGCTGATCTGGGAGGAGCATCTCCCGAGGAGATCTTCGGACAGATTGCATCAGACCTCAAAGCTGCTGTAAGCCTGCTGCCAAGCAAACCCTATTCCAACACCACAGAAGGACATGTCACCCGCTGGGCCGCTCAGGCGATGATGGCAAGGGTCTGGTTGTTCTATACCGGTTTTTACCAGAAGGGAGATCTGCCGCTGGCCGAAGGTGGTAGTGTGACAAAACAGGAAGTGATCGGCATGTTGAGCGATTGTATCACCAACAGCGGTCATACCCTGGTGGGTGATTATCACGAGTTGTGGCCCTACACCAACGAACTGACTATCCAGGACTACCCCTACATTCAGGACTACATGTCTGAAACGGGTAAGACGCTGAAATATGCAAGTGACAATGGAGCACGCAACCCTGAAACACTCTTCGCACTGAAGTTCTCCAATTTTGCCGACTGGGATATCCGCAGGGGTTATGCCAACCAGTATCAGCTATACTTCGCACTGCGCGGCCTGCAGTCGCTGGCCAATACCTATCCCTTTGCCGGTGGCTGGGGACAGGGCAACTCGATACCAAAACCTGTAGTGGATCAGTGGCTGGCAGATGAGCCGAATGACCCGAGACTCTGGGCCTCTGTGCTCGACATTGAAGCCGAGCTACCCAACTATGCCAAGGGTCAGTGGGACTTCGTACTGGAGAGCAATTACTGGGGTAAGAAATACAACGGTATCTCCGCCCGTGATGGCAACAAATACTACAACGACTACAGTGTACTCATGTATAACAATAAGGACAATCAGCAGCTGTCACATGGTGACGACCTGATATTCATCCGCTTTGCCGATGTATTGCTCATGATGTCTGAGTTGAGTGAAGACGCCCAGTACATGAACCGCGTGCGTCTGCGTGCCGGTTTGGAAGAGAAGCCCTATTCGCTGGAAAACATCCAGAAGGAACGCCGCTATGAGCTTGCCTTCGAAGGCCTCCGCTGGAACGACATGCGCCGCTGGGGTGATGCGTATACCAAGACAGCTCTTGAATCACAGATTGGTGCTCCAATTTACAACTACGGCAACGCAGCGGTATACAACGGAGTCATCAAGAACATGAATTACAGCTCCCGCTACGACGAAACCAAGGGATTCTACCCCATTCCACAGTCACAGATCAACCTCTCCAACGGCATTTTGGAACAGGTTGCAGGCTATGGCGATGGCAAGGGACTTTACCCCGGTTTCAGTAATTAA
- a CDS encoding RNA polymerase sigma factor: MPVVQFANISSTYKDHLDALYAYALHMGFDEQTAMDAIHDLFYKLCLREPTIDKYENLRFYLFRSLRNRLIDIHRSRREFTALEVNEEWDAAAPPFHLEVTVEDMMILEEEKEAIRRKVENVLDGLTHRQREIIFLRYIHEYSYEEIAVIMEISVESCRNLLSRTITRLKESHLPLWLIIFLLH, encoded by the coding sequence ATGCCAGTAGTTCAATTCGCAAATATCTCTTCTACCTACAAAGACCACCTGGATGCATTGTATGCATACGCACTTCATATGGGATTCGATGAGCAGACCGCCATGGATGCCATCCATGATCTGTTCTACAAGCTCTGTCTGCGTGAACCCACCATCGACAAATATGAGAACCTCCGTTTTTATCTGTTCCGGTCCCTCCGCAACAGGTTGATTGATATTCATCGTTCACGGCGCGAATTCACCGCTTTGGAAGTAAATGAGGAATGGGATGCTGCCGCCCCCCCCTTTCACCTTGAGGTTACTGTGGAGGATATGATGATTCTGGAGGAAGAAAAGGAAGCAATACGGAGGAAAGTTGAAAATGTGCTCGATGGTCTGACCCATCGCCAGCGTGAAATCATCTTCCTGCGATACATTCACGAATACAGTTACGAAGAGATTGCCGTGATCATGGAGATCTCGGTAGAATCGTGCCGAAACCTCCTCAGCAGGACCATCACACGTTTGAAGGAATCACACTTACCCCTTTGGCTCATCATTTTTCTCCTGCATTGA
- a CDS encoding PD-(D/E)XK nuclease family protein, producing MIPFLTQVAALFHQMRGNELYKETFVFPNRRAGVFFQKYLAEIAGKPLFSPRVITISELFTSLSPYRSADRIEMLVTLYNRYREISRSEESFDDFLYWGEMLLNDFDDTDKYLADARQLYRNVHDYRSLDDDLSHLTEEQIMAIRRFWNHFMPIEGNETKERFHQTWKILYDLYSSFRDSLKAKGVAYEGMMFREVAERAKRGDIDAPDNGGVVFVGLNALTPAETVLMEHLRNRGVADFYWDYDSPLVQEESNRASFRVKENLLRFPSKHQLPFVDQECVKPQVELVGISSGVGQARHVTRILSELAASGRIPDPDEAINTAIVLPDENLLLPVLYSIPREFGKINVTMGYGLTHASVASLVEQVALLQQNLRSLKGETAFFHRYVKALLRHPLISSSAQVETEQLLDHILKYNRIVVPRSEIPPHPLLQMVFTPVSRWEEIPDYLKSIFIYLYQHLTGEKHAEDQSDDSSRSIDLEREFIVQYYKTVTRLQDRLREVEQMTIETCFRLLRNLARGISVAFSGEPLSGLQVMGVLETRALDFENLIILSMNEGVFPQKNATTSYIPYSLRKGFGLPTYEQQDSTYAYHFYRMISRARRIFLLYDTRTGEEMQTGEVSRYFYQMKYLYHDAFQITERVATYDVSAPKVPPVMVAKSDEVMRKLDAFRAGNERSFSASLLNNYVNCPLQFYFTALEGLSEEDTIEESVEADVFGSIFHRLMETLYNRYMGKVVTPDVLNSLTKDEALLNNILENAFARYYFRDEANPRPLEGQHYLIGEILKSYVKQTLKFDKQFTPFTYIASEYRFKSSYRVSDQLEVSFKGSIDRVDRVGESLRIIDYKTGKGETGFKEMARLFDASKANRPYQILQALIYALFYLQENPGERISPALYYLRSVYDQFDPVVRYGTQPVNDFSLLLPEFRQHFDALMEEIFNPDIPFTQTDNEKICEWCAFKELCNR from the coding sequence ATGATCCCTTTTTTAACCCAGGTGGCCGCTCTATTTCATCAGATGAGGGGTAACGAACTCTATAAGGAGACCTTTGTCTTTCCCAACCGCCGTGCAGGTGTTTTCTTCCAGAAATATCTGGCAGAGATTGCCGGGAAGCCTCTATTCTCTCCACGGGTGATCACCATCAGTGAATTATTTACATCCCTCTCCCCCTACCGGTCTGCCGATCGCATTGAGATGCTGGTGACTCTCTATAACAGGTACCGTGAAATCAGCCGTTCGGAAGAGTCTTTCGATGATTTTCTCTATTGGGGTGAGATGCTGCTCAACGATTTTGACGACACCGACAAATACCTGGCTGATGCACGGCAACTCTACCGAAACGTGCATGATTACCGTTCACTCGATGATGACCTTTCTCATCTTACCGAGGAGCAGATCATGGCCATTCGCCGCTTCTGGAACCATTTTATGCCAATTGAGGGAAATGAAACCAAAGAGCGGTTCCATCAAACATGGAAGATTTTGTATGATTTGTACAGCTCATTCAGAGACAGTCTCAAAGCGAAAGGTGTTGCCTATGAGGGGATGATGTTCCGCGAGGTTGCCGAACGAGCCAAAAGAGGTGATATTGATGCCCCCGACAACGGAGGGGTTGTGTTCGTGGGGCTGAATGCACTTACTCCTGCAGAGACTGTGCTGATGGAGCACTTGCGCAACAGAGGGGTGGCCGATTTTTATTGGGACTATGATTCACCGCTCGTGCAGGAGGAGTCTAATCGCGCTTCCTTTCGGGTGAAGGAGAACTTGCTACGTTTTCCCTCAAAACATCAACTGCCTTTTGTTGATCAGGAGTGCGTGAAGCCGCAGGTTGAGTTGGTCGGCATCTCCTCCGGTGTGGGTCAGGCAAGACATGTAACCCGGATACTTTCAGAACTGGCAGCCTCCGGTCGGATTCCCGACCCTGATGAAGCCATCAATACCGCCATCGTTCTACCCGACGAGAACCTACTGCTGCCGGTACTCTACTCCATTCCCCGGGAGTTCGGAAAGATCAACGTGACCATGGGCTACGGATTGACACACGCTTCAGTGGCTAGCCTTGTGGAACAGGTCGCTCTGTTGCAACAGAACCTGCGCAGTCTCAAGGGTGAAACGGCCTTCTTTCACCGCTATGTGAAAGCTCTGTTGAGACATCCGCTCATATCGTCGTCAGCGCAGGTAGAAACGGAACAGTTGCTGGACCATATTCTCAAATACAACCGTATCGTGGTGCCTCGTTCTGAAATCCCTCCTCATCCCCTGTTACAGATGGTTTTCACTCCTGTTAGCCGTTGGGAGGAGATCCCCGATTATCTCAAATCGATTTTCATTTATCTTTATCAACACCTTACCGGCGAGAAGCACGCTGAAGATCAGTCTGATGACAGCAGTCGTTCCATCGATCTGGAGAGAGAATTCATCGTGCAGTATTACAAGACGGTTACCCGCCTGCAGGACCGACTGCGTGAGGTGGAGCAGATGACGATTGAAACCTGTTTTCGTCTGCTGAGAAATCTGGCACGCGGCATCAGCGTAGCTTTCAGCGGTGAACCACTCTCAGGGTTACAGGTGATGGGGGTGCTGGAGACCCGGGCACTCGATTTTGAGAACCTGATCATCCTCTCAATGAATGAGGGGGTCTTTCCACAGAAGAATGCAACCACTTCGTACATACCCTATTCGCTCCGCAAAGGCTTTGGGCTGCCTACCTATGAGCAACAGGACAGCACCTACGCTTATCACTTTTACAGGATGATCAGTCGTGCCAGGCGGATCTTTCTGCTTTATGATACAAGAACGGGAGAGGAGATGCAGACCGGTGAAGTGAGCCGCTACTTCTATCAGATGAAATATCTCTATCACGATGCCTTTCAGATCACAGAGCGGGTGGCTACCTATGATGTGTCTGCTCCCAAGGTGCCTCCTGTGATGGTAGCCAAGAGTGACGAGGTGATGCGTAAACTGGATGCATTCCGTGCCGGCAATGAACGGTCGTTTTCAGCCTCGCTGTTGAACAACTATGTCAACTGTCCGCTGCAGTTTTACTTCACTGCTTTGGAAGGGCTCTCAGAAGAAGATACCATTGAGGAGAGCGTGGAGGCTGATGTGTTCGGTTCCATTTTTCACCGGCTGATGGAGACACTCTACAACCGCTACATGGGGAAGGTCGTCACCCCTGATGTGCTTAACTCCCTCACGAAGGATGAAGCACTCCTCAACAATATTCTGGAAAACGCATTTGCTCGTTACTATTTTCGGGATGAAGCAAATCCCCGTCCCCTGGAGGGACAGCATTACCTCATTGGTGAGATCCTGAAGAGCTATGTGAAGCAAACCTTGAAATTTGACAAGCAGTTTACCCCCTTCACCTACATTGCTTCAGAATATCGTTTCAAGAGCTCCTATCGGGTGAGTGACCAGCTGGAGGTAAGCTTCAAGGGGAGCATAGACCGCGTCGACCGGGTAGGTGAGTCGCTTAGGATCATCGATTACAAAACCGGTAAGGGGGAAACCGGCTTCAAGGAGATGGCGAGGCTTTTTGATGCATCGAAGGCCAACCGTCCCTATCAGATACTGCAGGCGCTGATCTATGCTCTTTTTTACCTGCAGGAGAACCCCGGTGAACGTATCTCTCCGGCCCTCTATTACCTGCGTTCCGTCTACGACCAGTTTGATCCAGTGGTCCGTTATGGCACGCAACCCGTCAACGATTTCTCCCTCCTGTTGCCGGAGTTTCGGCAGCACTTTGATGCGCTGATGGAAGAAATTTTCAATCCTGACATACCTTTTAC
- a CDS encoding TonB-dependent receptor, with amino-acid sequence MNKNSIAGERPVNNLKRAFKIMKATFIMLFFSILYLQASTGYAQETELTLDLKSTTIQKVFKEIENKSDFRFLFAGNTAEMMDKRVDLSVKAEHIDEILDRVLSETTLTYKILDNQIVVFRDATKSTAPADAASNSDAAQQKREIRGRITTADGETVIGANIVEMGTTNGTITDTNGEFVMEVAEGAVIHISYIGFLEQDINTSGANFFEVVLLEDTQALEDLVVVGYGVQKKKLVTGANVSVGGETLERQHSINALEAMQAYAPGVNITQASGMPGSGFQVNIRGLGTIGNSAPLYVIDGVAGGDINTLNPSDIESIDVLKDAASAAIYGARAANGVILVTTKTGRKGRIEVSYDGYYGTQNVAKMPDLLNAKQYMEIYNEERVIAQNNPAAAIDFSDKIPGLYQQIMSGQWEGTDWMEEIRNENAPIQNHAFNLSGGSDQSLFSLGFSYTSQEGVLGKPVEPHSDRYTVRLNSDHVILKKNGLDVIKVGETFNYSYRKRSGIAIGGMYYNDIRNMLTGSPLVPAYNEQGEFYARDDVRASGIEGLSSRLYNPLAQMALNRGMNETHNYNINSNAYLEIQPIKDLVFRSSFGYRMFADTYRSYQPDYDLAGDATLSPGRIAQSGGSGYSWTLDNTINYKFNTNDHNFDVLVGQSVEKIGFGTNMNVTNAYPTFQGYKHAYLSNTDGLTSGVTSISGGPHRQEALASFFGRINYDYREKYLLTLVMRADGSSNFAKDNQWGYFPSISAGWVLTEEEFLADNEVMNFLKLRASWGQNGNHDIDPFQYLSLIAFNAENNYRFGGDRNKLQLGGFPSILPNPDVAWETSEQLNLGLDAYFFNSRLQTSFDYYTKTTRDWLLRQPVADVQGPQGAFVNAGDIENKGFELGLKWNDNIGELTYGAHFNLTRNENKVTRMGENNGIIESNYNVISQGTDPVWRVEEGYPVGYFYGYKTEGVFQNAQQISSWSKGFLQSDPQPGDLIFSDTNGDNQVTPDDKTLIGNPHPKFRTGFGINLGYKGFDFAITGKGSFGHQILKSYRSHADNEFHNYTTDILGRWTGEGTSNKLPRMTAGNGVNRMNVSDLYIEDGDFVRIQDITLGYDFKNLFPKMPFGQARFYVTGRNLFTFTNYSGMDPEVGYGDEQPFVSGIDLGFYPAPSSILVGVNLKF; translated from the coding sequence ATGAATAAAAACTCTATTGCAGGCGAGCGACCTGTCAATAATCTTAAACGTGCGTTTAAAATCATGAAAGCGACATTTATCATGCTATTCTTTAGCATTCTTTATCTTCAAGCCTCAACAGGGTACGCTCAAGAGACTGAGTTGACGCTTGACCTGAAATCGACTACCATCCAAAAGGTTTTCAAAGAGATTGAAAATAAAAGCGACTTCCGTTTTCTCTTTGCAGGAAACACCGCAGAGATGATGGATAAACGTGTCGATTTGTCTGTGAAGGCTGAACACATCGATGAGATCCTCGACAGGGTTTTGTCTGAAACGACCCTTACATACAAGATTCTCGACAATCAGATCGTGGTCTTCAGGGATGCAACAAAAAGTACCGCTCCTGCCGATGCAGCTTCAAACAGTGATGCTGCACAACAGAAGAGGGAAATCAGAGGCCGCATCACCACAGCTGATGGTGAGACCGTGATTGGGGCCAACATTGTAGAGATGGGAACCACCAACGGTACCATTACCGACACCAACGGTGAATTTGTGATGGAGGTGGCCGAAGGAGCCGTGATCCACATCTCCTACATCGGTTTCCTGGAACAGGATATCAATACCAGCGGAGCAAACTTCTTCGAGGTTGTGCTGCTGGAAGACACCCAGGCACTTGAAGACCTGGTGGTGGTAGGTTATGGTGTACAAAAGAAAAAACTTGTTACCGGTGCCAACGTCTCGGTAGGAGGTGAAACATTGGAAAGACAGCATTCAATCAATGCACTCGAGGCAATGCAGGCCTATGCACCCGGTGTGAACATCACCCAAGCCTCCGGTATGCCTGGCTCAGGATTCCAGGTGAACATCCGCGGGTTGGGTACCATTGGTAACTCCGCTCCCTTATACGTGATTGACGGTGTGGCCGGCGGTGACATCAACACGTTGAACCCCTCTGACATCGAATCGATCGACGTTTTGAAAGATGCAGCCTCTGCAGCAATCTATGGTGCCCGTGCTGCCAATGGTGTGATCCTGGTCACCACCAAAACCGGTCGCAAGGGACGCATCGAAGTCAGCTACGACGGCTACTATGGTACGCAGAACGTGGCAAAGATGCCCGACCTGCTCAATGCCAAACAATATATGGAGATCTACAACGAAGAACGTGTAATCGCGCAGAACAATCCTGCGGCTGCAATTGACTTCTCCGACAAAATTCCGGGTCTCTATCAGCAGATCATGAGTGGTCAGTGGGAAGGCACCGACTGGATGGAAGAGATCCGCAATGAAAATGCACCCATCCAAAACCACGCTTTCAATCTTTCCGGCGGTTCAGACCAGTCGCTTTTCTCCCTGGGGTTCTCTTACACCTCCCAGGAAGGTGTTCTCGGCAAGCCGGTAGAGCCGCACAGCGACCGTTATACGGTACGTCTGAACAGCGACCACGTGATCCTGAAGAAAAACGGACTGGATGTGATCAAAGTAGGTGAAACCTTCAACTACAGTTATCGCAAACGCTCCGGTATCGCCATTGGCGGGATGTATTACAACGATATCCGCAACATGCTGACCGGCAGCCCGCTGGTACCGGCCTACAATGAGCAGGGTGAATTTTACGCCCGTGATGATGTGAGAGCTTCCGGCATTGAAGGCCTCTCTTCACGTCTTTACAACCCACTAGCCCAGATGGCACTCAACAGGGGGATGAACGAAACACACAACTACAACATCAACAGTAATGCCTACCTGGAGATCCAGCCGATCAAGGACCTGGTCTTCAGAAGCAGTTTTGGTTATCGGATGTTTGCCGACACCTACAGAAGTTATCAGCCCGACTATGACCTGGCTGGTGATGCAACCCTCAGTCCCGGACGCATTGCGCAATCTGGTGGCAGCGGATACAGCTGGACCCTTGACAACACGATCAATTATAAGTTCAACACCAATGATCATAACTTCGACGTCCTGGTGGGACAATCGGTAGAAAAGATTGGTTTTGGTACGAACATGAATGTGACCAATGCTTATCCGACATTCCAGGGCTACAAGCATGCCTACCTCAGCAATACAGACGGACTCACCTCAGGTGTAACAAGCATCTCCGGCGGACCGCACAGACAGGAAGCGCTGGCCTCCTTCTTCGGCAGAATCAACTATGACTACCGTGAGAAGTATTTGCTTACATTGGTAATGCGCGCTGATGGATCCTCCAACTTTGCCAAAGACAACCAGTGGGGTTATTTCCCCTCCATTTCTGCCGGTTGGGTACTGACAGAAGAGGAATTCCTGGCCGACAATGAGGTGATGAACTTCCTGAAGCTGCGTGCCAGCTGGGGACAAAACGGGAATCATGACATCGATCCGTTCCAGTACCTGAGTTTGATTGCTTTTAACGCCGAGAACAACTACCGCTTCGGAGGCGACCGCAACAAGTTGCAACTGGGCGGTTTCCCCTCTATACTTCCCAACCCCGACGTGGCATGGGAGACATCGGAACAGCTCAACTTAGGACTCGATGCTTACTTCTTTAACTCCAGGCTGCAGACCTCGTTCGATTACTATACCAAGACCACCCGCGACTGGTTGTTGCGTCAACCGGTAGCCGATGTACAGGGACCGCAGGGTGCCTTCGTCAACGCCGGTGACATCGAGAACAAGGGTTTTGAATTGGGTCTTAAATGGAACGACAACATCGGTGAACTCACCTACGGAGCACATTTCAACCTCACACGCAATGAGAACAAGGTAACCCGCATGGGTGAAAACAATGGTATCATTGAGAGCAACTACAATGTCATCTCACAGGGCACTGATCCGGTATGGCGTGTAGAGGAGGGATATCCTGTAGGCTACTTCTACGGCTACAAGACCGAAGGGGTCTTCCAGAATGCGCAGCAAATCAGCAGCTGGAGCAAAGGATTCCTGCAGAGTGACCCACAGCCGGGTGACCTGATCTTCTCCGACACCAACGGTGACAACCAGGTGACACCTGATGACAAGACCCTGATTGGCAATCCCCATCCCAAGTTCCGCACCGGTTTCGGCATCAACCTGGGATACAAGGGATTTGACTTTGCCATCACCGGTAAGGGATCCTTCGGACATCAGATCCTGAAATCCTACCGTTCTCATGCTGACAATGAGTTCCACAACTACACCACCGATATTCTGGGACGCTGGACAGGCGAAGGTACTTCCAACAAACTACCGCGCATGACAGCAGGTAACGGTGTCAACCGCATGAATGTATCGGACCTCTATATCGAAGATGGAGACTTTGTAAGGATCCAGGACATCACACTGGGGTATGATTTCAAAAATCTCTTCCCGAAAATGCCTTTCGGACAGGCACGTTTCTATGTTACCGGACGCAACCTGTTTACGTTCACAAACTACTCCGGCATGGACCCGGAAGTGGGATACGGCGACGAGCAGCCCTTCGTATCGGGCATTGATCTGGGCTTCTACCCTGCCCCATCGAGTATCCTTGTAGGAGTCAATCTGAAATTTTAA